The Mycoplasmopsis gallinacea genome includes a window with the following:
- the tet(M) gene encoding tetracycline resistance ribosomal protection protein Tet(M), which produces MKIINIGILAHVDAGKTTLTESLLYNSGAITELGSVDKGTTRTDNTLLERQRGITIQTGITSFQWENMKVNIIDTPGHMDFLAEVYRSLSVLDGAILLISAKDGVQAQTRILFHALRKMGIPTIFFINKIDQNGIDLSTVYQDIKEKLSAEIVIKQKVELYPNMCVTNFTESEQWDTVIEGNDDLLEKYMSGKSLEALELEQEESIRFQNCSLFPVYHGSAKNNIGIDNLIEVITNKFYSSTHRGQSELCGKVFKIEYSEKRQRLAYIRLYSGVLHLRDSVRISEKEKIKITEMYTSINGELCKIDRAYSGEIVILQNEFLKLNSVLGDTKLLPQRKKIENPHPLLQTTVEPSKPEQREMLLDALLEISDSDPLLRYYVDSTTHEIILSFLGKVQMEVISALLQEKYHVEIELKEPTVIYMERPLKNAEYTIHIEVPPNPFWASIGLSVSPLPLGSGMQYESSVSLGYLNQSFQNAVMEGIRYGCEQGLYGWNVTDCKICFKYGLYYSPVSTPADFRMLAPIVLEQVLKKAGTELLEPYLSFKIYAPQEYLSRAYNDAPKYCANIVDTQLKNNEVILSGEIPARCIQEYRSDLAFFTNGRSVCLTELKGYHVTTGEPVCQPRRPNSRIDKVRYMFNKIT; this is translated from the coding sequence ATGAAAATTATTAATATTGGAATTTTAGCTCATGTTGATGCAGGAAAAACTACCTTAACAGAAAGCTTATTATATAACAGTGGAGCGATTACAGAATTAGGAAGCGTGGACAAAGGTACAACGAGGACGGATAATACGCTTTTAGAACGTCAGAGAGGAATTACAATTCAGACAGGAATAACCTCTTTTCAGTGGGAAAATATGAAGGTGAACATCATAGACACGCCAGGACATATGGATTTCTTAGCAGAAGTATATCGTTCATTATCAGTTTTAGATGGGGCAATTCTACTGATTTCTGCAAAAGATGGCGTACAAGCACAAACTCGTATATTATTTCATGCACTTAGGAAAATGGGGATTCCCACAATCTTTTTTATCAATAAGATTGACCAAAATGGAATTGATTTATCAACGGTTTATCAGGATATTAAAGAGAAACTTTCTGCCGAAATTGTAATCAAACAGAAGGTAGAACTGTATCCTAATATGTGTGTGACGAACTTTACCGAATCTGAACAATGGGATACGGTAATAGAGGGAAACGATGACCTTTTAGAGAAATATATGTCCGGTAAATCATTAGAAGCATTGGAACTCGAACAAGAGGAAAGCATAAGATTTCAGAATTGTTCTCTGTTCCCTGTTTATCACGGAAGTGCAAAAAACAATATAGGGATTGATAACCTTATAGAAGTGATTACGAATAAATTTTATTCATCAACACATCGAGGTCAGTCTGAACTTTGCGGAAAAGTTTTCAAAATTGAGTATTCGGAAAAAAGACAGCGTCTTGCATATATACGTCTTTATAGTGGCGTACTGCATTTGCGAGATTCGGTTAGAATATCGGAAAAGGAAAAAATAAAAATTACAGAAATGTATACTTCAATAAATGGTGAATTATGTAAGATTGATAGAGCTTATTCTGGAGAAATTGTTATTTTGCAAAATGAGTTTTTGAAGTTAAATAGTGTTCTTGGAGATACAAAACTATTGCCACAGAGAAAAAAGATTGAAAATCCGCACCCTCTACTACAAACAACTGTTGAACCGAGTAAACCTGAACAGAGAGAAATGTTGCTTGATGCCCTTTTGGAAATCTCAGATAGTGATCCGCTTCTACGATATTACGTGGATTCTACGACACATGAAATTATACTTTCTTTCTTAGGGAAAGTACAAATGGAAGTGATTAGTGCACTGTTGCAAGAAAAGTATCATGTGGAGATAGAACTAAAAGAGCCTACAGTCATTTATATGGAGAGACCGTTAAAAAATGCAGAATATACCATTCACATCGAAGTGCCGCCAAATCCTTTCTGGGCTTCCATTGGTTTATCTGTATCACCGCTTCCGTTGGGAAGTGGAATGCAGTATGAGAGCTCGGTTTCTCTTGGATACTTAAATCAATCATTTCAAAATGCAGTTATGGAAGGGATACGCTATGGCTGTGAACAAGGATTGTATGGTTGGAATGTGACGGACTGTAAAATCTGTTTTAAGTATGGCTTATACTATAGCCCTGTTAGTACCCCAGCAGATTTTCGGATGCTTGCTCCTATTGTATTGGAACAAGTCTTAAAAAAAGCTGGAACAGAATTGTTAGAGCCATATCTTAGTTTTAAAATTTATGCGCCACAGGAATATCTTTCACGAGCATACAACGATGCTCCTAAATATTGTGCGAACATCGTAGACACTCAATTGAAAAATAATGAGGTCATTCTTAGTGGAGAAATCCCTGCTCGGTGTATTCAAGAATATCGTAGTGATTTAGCTTTCTTTACAAATGGACGTAGTGTTTGTTTAACAGAGTTAAAAGGGTACCATGTTACTACCGGTGAACCTGTTTGCCAGCCCCGTCGTCCAAATAGTCGGATAGATAAAGTACGATATATGTTCAATAAAATAACTTAG
- a CDS encoding bifunctional lytic transglycosylase/C40 family peptidase, with protein MKLKTLVIGGSGLFLMVFSLLLFVAILFSDEQDSGISNIHYGGVNVSAEVLAHKPMVEKYAKEYGVEEYVNILLAIIQVESGGTAEDVMQSSESLGLPPNSLSTEESIKQGVKYFSELLASSERLSVDLESVIQSYNYGGGFLGYVANRGNKYTFELAQSFSKEYSGGEKVSYPNPIAIPINGGWRYNYGNMFYVQLVTQYLVTTEFDDDTVQAIMDEALKYEGWRYVYGGASPTTSFDCSGLTQWTYGKAGINLPRTAQQQYDVTQHIPLSEAQAGDLVFFHSTYNAGSYITHVGIYLGNNRMFHAGDPIGYADLTSPYWQQHLVGAGRIKQWERKI; from the coding sequence ATGAAGTTGAAAACTTTAGTGATTGGTGGTTCTGGATTATTCTTGATGGTCTTCTCACTGCTTCTGTTTGTTGCCATTTTATTTTCAGATGAACAGGACAGCGGAATTTCCAATATTCATTATGGAGGTGTGAATGTTTCCGCAGAAGTGCTGGCTCATAAGCCTATGGTAGAAAAATATGCCAAAGAATATGGCGTTGAAGAATATGTCAACATACTTCTTGCGATTATACAGGTGGAATCGGGCGGTACTGCGGAAGATGTTATGCAGTCCTCGGAATCCCTCGGTCTTCCACCTAATTCATTGAGTACAGAAGAATCCATTAAGCAAGGTGTGAAGTATTTCAGTGAATTATTAGCCAGTAGCGAAAGGCTCAGTGTAGATTTAGAATCGGTTATCCAGTCCTACAATTATGGTGGTGGTTTCTTAGGGTATGTGGCTAATCGTGGAAATAAATATACCTTTGAACTGGCTCAAAGTTTCTCAAAAGAGTATTCAGGTGGCGAAAAAGTGTCTTACCCCAATCCCATAGCCATACCTATCAATGGGGGCTGGCGATACAACTATGGCAATATGTTTTATGTGCAACTGGTAACGCAGTATCTTGTCACAACAGAGTTTGATGATGATACGGTACAAGCCATCATGGACGAAGCACTGAAATATGAGGGCTGGCGATACGTTTACGGTGGAGCTTCCCCGACTACTTCTTTTGATTGTAGCGGACTGACACAATGGACGTATGGAAAAGCTGGAATTAACTTACCACGAACCGCACAACAGCAATATGATGTGACCCAGCATATCCCACTATCGGAAGCACAAGCTGGCGATTTGGTTTTCTTTCATTCTACCTATAACGCTGGCTCTTATATTACTCATGTTGGGATATACCTTGGCAATAACCGTATGTTTCATGCAGGCGACCCAATCGGTTATGCCGACTTAACAAGCCCCTACTGGCAACAGCATTTAGTGGGAGCAGGACGAATCAAACAATGAGAAAGGAAGATTTAA
- a CDS encoding helix-turn-helix domain-containing protein, which translates to MKTQYPMIPFPLIVKATDGDTEAINQILHHYRGYITKRSLRLMKDEYGNQSMVVDEVLRGRMETRLITKILSFEIK; encoded by the coding sequence ATGAAAACACAATATCCTATGATTCCCTTTCCTCTCATTGTAAAGGCAACAGATGGCGATACCGAAGCGATTAACCAGATTCTACATCATTACAGAGGGTACATAACGAAGCGTTCCCTACGACTTATGAAAGATGAATATGGCAATCAAAGTATGGTCGTTGATGAAGTCTTACGTGGAAGAATGGAAACCAGACTGATTACAAAGATTTTGTCATTTGAAATTAAGTAA
- a CDS encoding cysteine-rich KTR domain-containing protein, whose protein sequence is MCPVCGNKTRLKIREDTELKKFPLYCPKCRQENLIEIKQFKVTVITEPDAKTQSR, encoded by the coding sequence TTGTGTCCTGTATGTGGAAATAAAACACGATTAAAGATAAGGGAAGATACTGAATTAAAAAAATTCCCCCTCTATTGTCCGAAATGCAGACAAGAAAATTTAATTGAAATAAAGCAGTTCAAAGTAACTGTGATTACAGAGCCAGACGCAAAGACGCAGAGCCGATAA
- a CDS encoding conjugal transfer protein, protein MKKIRSYTSIWSVEKVLYSINDFRLPFPITFTQMTWFVVSLFAVMILGNLPPLSMIEGAFLKYFGIPVAFTWFMSTKTFDGKKPYGFLKSVIAYALRPKLTYAGKKVTLGRNQPQEAITAVRSEFYGISN, encoded by the coding sequence ATGAAGAAAATACGAAGCTATACCAGTATCTGGTCTGTGGAAAAGGTACTGTATTCTATCAATGATTTTAGACTTCCGTTTCCCATAACCTTTACGCAAATGACATGGTTTGTCGTGTCACTCTTTGCAGTGATGATACTTGGCAACTTGCCCCCTCTTTCCATGATAGAGGGAGCATTTCTCAAATACTTTGGGATTCCTGTGGCTTTCACATGGTTTATGTCTACAAAAACTTTTGATGGTAAAAAGCCTTATGGATTTTTGAAGTCTGTCATTGCTTATGCACTGCGACCAAAGCTGACCTATGCAGGAAAAAAAGTAACGCTTGGCAGAAACCAGCCACAAGAAGCCATTACAGCAGTTAGGAGTGAATTTTATGGCATATCCAATTAA
- a CDS encoding helix-turn-helix transcriptional regulator, whose product MRKKEDKYDFRAFGLAIKEARLKRGLTREQVGALIEIDPRYLTNIENKGQHPSIQVLYDLVSLLHVSVDEFFLPANNLVKSTRRLQIEKYMDSFTDKELSLMESLASGINEARNIED is encoded by the coding sequence ATGCGTAAAAAAGAAGATAAATATGATTTTAGAGCCTTTGGTTTAGCCATTAAAGAAGCTCGATTGAAACGAGGTTTAACTCGTGAACAAGTGGGAGCATTGATTGAAATTGACCCACGGTACTTAACTAATATTGAAAATAAAGGGCAACACCCCAGCATACAAGTTCTTTATGACCTTGTATCGTTACTTCATGTTTCCGTTGATGAATTTTTCTTACCTGCTAATAACTTGGTAAAAAGCACCCGACGATTACAGATAGAGAAATACATGGATAGCTTTACAGACAAAGAACTATCCTTAATGGAATCTTTAGCCAGCGGTATCAACGAAGCAAGAAACATCGAAGACTAA
- a CDS encoding CD3337/EF1877 family mobilome membrane protein — MAYPIKYIENNLVWNKDGECYAYYELVPYNYSFLSPEQKIQVHDSFRQLIVQNRDGKIHALQISTESSIRSAQERSKNEVTGKLKAVAYDKIDQQTDALISMIGENQVNYRFFIGFKLLLNDQEFSMKSLTVEAKNALSDFVYDVNHKLMGDFVSMSNDEILRFQKMEKLLENKISRRFKIRRLDKDDFGYLIEHLYGQTGTAYEEYEYHLSKKKLDNETLIKYYDLIKPTRCLVEEKQRYLKIQQEDETVYVAYFTINSIVGELDFPSSEIFYYQQQQFTFPIDTSMNVEIVANRKALSTVRNKKKELKDLDNHAWQSDNETSSNVAEALESVNELETNLDQSKESMYKLSYVVRVSANDLDELKRRCNEVKDFYDDLSVKLVRPFRDMLGLHEEFLPASKRYMNDYIQYVTSDFLAGLGFGATQMLGENEGIYVGYSLDTGRNVYLKPALASQGVKGSVTNALASAFVGSLGGGKSFANNLIVYYAVLYGAQAVIVDPKAERGRWKETLPEISYEINIVTLTSDEKNKGLLDPYVIMKNPKDSESLAIDILTFLTGISSRDGERFPILRKAIRAVTNSEVRGLMKVIEELRVENTPLSTSIADHIESFTDYDFAHLLFSNGYVEQSISLEKQLNIIQVADLVLPDKETSFEEYTTMELLSVAMLIVISTFALDFIHTDRSIFKIVDLDEAWSFLQVAQGKTLSMKLVRAGRAMNAGVYFVTQNTDDLLDEKLKNNLGLKFAFRSTDLNEIKKTLAFWCRPRGRKQSEAIAWFGKRAMPYQWFIWSCRCDTVPPCIWRTAPCLWYQTTCAKRGVNVKPSIVNRIKSNWTLKRLGKVAMTVAFTLVIAIFLLAMLGTVVQAAGLVDDTVNVANEYSRYPLENYQLDFYVDNSWGWLPWNWSDGIGKQVMYGLYAITNFIWTISLYVSNATGYLVQEAYSLDFISATADSIGKNMQTLAGVSANGFSTEGFYVGFLLLLILVLGVYVAYTGLIKRETTKAIHAIMNFVLVFILSASFIAYAPDYIKKINDFSSDISNASLSLGTKIVMPHSDSQGKDSVDLIRDSLFSIQVQQPWLLLQYNSSDIESIGIDRVESLLSTSPDSNNGEDREKIVAEEIEDRSNTNLTITKTINRLGTVFFLFVFNIGISIFVFLLTGIMIFSQVLFIIYAMFLPVSFILSMIPSFDGMSKRAITKLFNTILTRAGITLIITTAFSISTMLYTLSAGYPFFLIAFLQIVTFAGIYFKLGDLMSMFSLQSNDSQSVGSRVMRKPRMLMHAHMHRLQRKLGRSMTTLGAGSAIVTGKKGQSGSGSSARTQADHSRPDGKEKSTLGKRIGQTIGTVADTKDRMVDTASGLKEQVKDLPTNARYAVYQGKSKVKENVRDLTSSISQTKADRASGRKEQQEQRRKTIAKRRSEMEQVKQKKQPASSVHERPTTRQEQYHDEQTSKQSNIQTSYKESQQAKQERPAVKSDFSSPKVERQGNTVQEKTVQKPATSTTTADRTSQRPITKERPSTVQRVPLQNTRSRPPIKTATIKKVGKKPWSWKL, encoded by the coding sequence ATGGCATATCCAATTAAATACATTGAAAACAATCTCGTCTGGAATAAAGACGGGGAATGTTATGCTTACTATGAGCTTGTTCCTTACAATTACTCATTTCTAAGTCCAGAACAGAAAATACAAGTGCATGATTCTTTCAGACAGCTTATCGTACAAAATCGTGATGGCAAAATTCATGCTTTACAAATCAGTACAGAATCCAGCATACGTTCTGCACAAGAGCGTTCCAAAAATGAAGTCACTGGCAAGCTCAAAGCGGTTGCCTATGACAAAATCGACCAACAGACAGACGCTTTAATATCCATGATTGGCGAAAATCAAGTGAACTACCGTTTCTTTATCGGCTTTAAGTTGCTTCTCAACGATCAGGAGTTTTCTATGAAAAGTCTTACCGTTGAAGCAAAAAATGCTTTGTCTGATTTTGTCTATGATGTGAACCATAAGCTGATGGGCGATTTTGTTAGTATGAGTAATGATGAAATCCTGCGTTTTCAGAAGATGGAAAAGCTCTTAGAAAATAAAATCTCTCGTCGTTTCAAAATCCGCAGGTTAGATAAGGACGACTTCGGCTATCTGATTGAACACCTTTACGGACAGACAGGCACTGCCTATGAAGAGTATGAGTACCATCTATCAAAGAAAAAGCTGGATAATGAAACGCTGATTAAATACTATGACTTGATTAAGCCTACTCGCTGTTTGGTGGAAGAAAAACAGCGATATTTGAAAATCCAGCAGGAAGATGAAACCGTCTATGTAGCTTACTTTACCATTAACAGCATTGTCGGAGAACTGGACTTCCCGTCCTCTGAAATCTTCTACTACCAGCAACAGCAATTTACATTCCCGATTGATACGTCAATGAATGTGGAAATTGTAGCGAATCGTAAAGCCCTATCTACTGTCCGCAATAAAAAGAAAGAACTGAAAGACTTGGATAACCACGCTTGGCAAAGTGATAATGAAACCAGCTCCAATGTGGCGGAAGCTCTGGAAAGTGTGAATGAGCTGGAAACCAATTTAGACCAAAGCAAGGAATCTATGTACAAGCTGTCTTATGTGGTAAGGGTATCAGCAAATGATCTTGACGAACTCAAACGTCGTTGTAATGAAGTGAAAGATTTTTATGACGATTTAAGCGTAAAACTGGTACGACCATTTAGGGATATGCTCGGCTTACATGAAGAATTTTTACCTGCCAGCAAGCGTTATATGAATGATTATATTCAATACGTGACCTCTGATTTCCTCGCTGGTTTAGGTTTTGGTGCTACTCAAATGCTGGGGGAAAATGAGGGGATTTATGTTGGCTACAGCTTAGATACTGGACGCAATGTCTATCTGAAACCTGCTCTTGCCAGTCAAGGGGTTAAGGGTTCAGTAACCAATGCGTTAGCGTCGGCTTTTGTTGGTTCGCTGGGTGGTGGTAAATCCTTTGCGAATAACCTTATCGTCTATTATGCGGTGCTTTATGGGGCACAAGCAGTGATTGTAGACCCAAAAGCAGAACGTGGCAGATGGAAAGAAACCTTGCCAGAGATTTCCTATGAAATCAATATCGTCACTCTGACTTCTGATGAGAAAAACAAAGGCTTACTTGACCCTTATGTGATTATGAAAAATCCCAAAGATTCTGAATCACTGGCTATTGATATTCTGACATTCCTTACGGGGATTTCCTCTCGTGATGGGGAACGCTTCCCAATCCTTAGAAAAGCCATTCGTGCAGTAACCAATAGTGAAGTACGAGGGTTGATGAAAGTGATTGAGGAATTACGGGTTGAGAATACGCCACTAAGTACCAGTATAGCCGACCATATCGAAAGTTTTACAGACTATGACTTTGCACATTTATTATTCAGTAATGGTTATGTGGAGCAGTCTATCAGCTTAGAAAAACAACTGAACATTATACAGGTTGCGGACTTGGTACTTCCCGACAAGGAAACTTCCTTTGAGGAATATACCACTATGGAGCTTTTATCCGTTGCTATGCTGATTGTCATTAGTACCTTTGCTTTAGACTTTATCCATACAGACCGAAGCATTTTCAAGATTGTAGATTTAGACGAAGCATGGAGCTTTTTACAGGTAGCACAAGGAAAAACACTATCTATGAAGCTGGTTCGGGCTGGTCGTGCTATGAACGCTGGGGTATATTTCGTGACCCAAAATACAGACGACCTCTTAGATGAAAAACTGAAAAATAACCTCGGCTTAAAATTTGCATTTCGTTCCACTGACCTTAACGAAATTAAAAAGACCTTAGCTTTTTGGTGTAGACCCAGAGGACGAAAACAATCAGAAGCGATTGCGTGATTTGGAAAACGGGCAATGCCTTATCAGTGATTTATATGGTCGTGTCGGTGTGATACAGTTCCACCCTGTATTTGAAGAACTGCTCCATGCCTTTGATACCAGACCACCTGTGCGAAAAGAGGTGTAAATGTGAAACCATCAATAGTAAACAGAATAAAATCAAACTGGACGCTGAAACGTCTAGGTAAAGTGGCAATGACAGTGGCTTTCACACTTGTGATTGCCATTTTTCTTTTAGCCATGCTGGGAACGGTGGTTCAAGCTGCGGGCTTGGTAGATGATACGGTCAATGTGGCAAATGAATACAGCCGATACCCACTTGAAAACTATCAACTGGATTTTTATGTGGATAATAGCTGGGGCTGGCTTCCGTGGAACTGGTCGGACGGGATTGGAAAACAGGTCATGTATGGACTATATGCCATTACCAATTTTATTTGGACAATCAGTTTGTATGTTTCCAATGCGACAGGTTACTTAGTACAGGAAGCCTATTCCTTAGACTTCATTTCCGCTACAGCAGATTCCATTGGTAAGAATATGCAGACCTTAGCTGGTGTGAGTGCAAACGGATTTTCAACAGAGGGTTTCTATGTTGGATTCCTCTTACTCTTGATTTTGGTTCTTGGGGTTTATGTTGCCTATACGGGACTGATAAAGAGAGAAACCACAAAGGCAATTCATGCCATTATGAATTTTGTGCTGGTGTTTATCCTATCGGCTTCCTTTATTGCCTACGCTCCCGACTACATTAAAAAAATCAATGACTTTTCATCAGACATCAGTAATGCCAGTTTATCACTTGGCACGAAGATTGTCATGCCCCATTCCGATAGTCAAGGCAAGGACAGCGTGGACTTAATCAGAGATAGCCTGTTTTCCATACAGGTTCAGCAACCGTGGCTACTGCTTCAATACAACAGTTCAGACATTGAAAGTATCGGTATTGACCGTGTGGAAAGCCTGCTCTCCACCAGCCCAGATTCCAACAATGGCGAAGACAGAGAAAAAATTGTTGCGGAAGAAATTGAAGACAGAAGCAATACCAATCTAACCATTACAAAGACCATTAACCGTTTAGGTACAGTCTTCTTCCTATTTGTCTTCAATATTGGGATTTCCATATTTGTATTCCTATTAACAGGAATCATGATTTTCTCGCAGGTACTTTTTATCATCTATGCTATGTTTCTGCCTGTGAGCTTTATTTTAAGCATGATTCCATCATTTGATGGTATGTCAAAACGAGCCATAACAAAGCTCTTTAATACCATTTTGACACGAGCTGGAATCACATTGATTATTACGACAGCATTTAGTATTTCAACCATGCTCTATACCTTATCGGCTGGTTATCCGTTCTTTTTGATTGCTTTTCTACAGATTGTGACCTTTGCAGGAATCTACTTCAAGCTGGGCGATTTAATGAGTATGTTTTCTCTACAGAGTAACGATTCTCAAAGTGTGGGAAGTCGTGTGATGAGAAAACCTCGTATGCTTATGCACGCTCACATGCACCGTCTACAGCGGAAACTTGGACGTTCCATGACTACTCTAGGGGCTGGGTCTGCCATTGTTACAGGTAAAAAAGGACAGTCGGGTTCGGGGAGTTCTGCAAGGACACAAGCAGATCACTCCCGACCAGACGGAAAGGAAAAATCAACACTCGGAAAACGTATCGGTCAAACCATCGGTACAGTAGCTGATACCAAAGACAGAATGGTAGACACTGCTAGTGGTTTGAAAGAACAGGTTAAAGATTTGCCGACCAATGCAAGATATGCAGTATATCAAGGAAAATCCAAAGTAAAAGAGAATGTCCGTGATTTAACCAGTAGTATTTCTCAAACCAAAGCGGACAGAGCCAGTGGACGCAAGGAACAGCAGGAACAAAGGCGAAAAACCATTGCGAAGCGTCGCTCTGAAATGGAACAGGTCAAACAGAAAAAACAGCCTGCTTCTTCTGTTCATGAAAGACCGACTACAAGACAAGAACAATATCATGATGAACAGACCTCAAAACAGTCTAATATTCAGACTTCATATAAGGAATCTCAACAAGCCAAACAAGAGCGTCCAGCAGTTAAGTCCGATTTTTCAAGTCCAAAAGTGGAACGCCAAGGCAATACCGTTCAAGAAAAAACCGTTCAAAAGCCAGCAACTTCAACCACTACAGCAGATAGAACTTCACAACGTCCAATCACAAAAGAACGTCCGTCTACTGTTCAAAGAGTACCACTACAAAATACAAGAAGTAGACCACCAATCAAAACCGCCACCATTAAGAAAGTCGGTAAGAAACCATGAAGTTGAAAACTTTAG
- a CDS encoding conjugal transfer protein, which produces MMKFRKNQNKEKQIPKEKKPRVYYKVNPHKKVVIALWVLLGLSFSFAIFKHFTAIDTHTIHETTIIEKEYVDTHHVENFVENFAKVYYSWEQSDKSIDNRMESLKGYLTDELQALNVDTVRKDIPVSSSVRGFQIWTVEPTGDNEFNVTYSVDQLITEGENTKTVHSAYIVSVYVDGSGNMVLVKNPTITNIPKKSSYKPKAIESEGTVDSITTNEINEFLTTFFKLYPTATASELSYYVNDGILKPIGKEYIFQELVNPIHNRKDNQVTVSLTVEYIDQQTKATQVSQFDLVLEKNGSNWKIIE; this is translated from the coding sequence ATGATGAAATTTAGAAAAAATCAGAATAAAGAAAAACAGATACCAAAGGAAAAGAAACCTCGTGTCTACTATAAGGTCAATCCTCATAAAAAGGTTGTGATTGCCTTGTGGGTACTTTTAGGGCTTAGTTTCAGCTTTGCGATATTCAAGCACTTTACAGCTATAGATACTCATACTATTCACGAAACAACTATCATAGAAAAGGAATACGTTGATACTCATCATGTAGAAAATTTTGTAGAGAACTTTGCGAAAGTCTACTATTCATGGGAGCAATCCGATAAGTCCATTGATAATCGAATGGAAAGTCTAAAAGGCTATCTGACAGATGAACTTCAAGCTCTCAATGTTGATACAGTACGCAAAGATATTCCTGTATCGTCTTCTGTAAGAGGATTTCAGATATGGACGGTAGAGCCAACTGGCGACAATGAGTTTAATGTAACCTACAGTGTAGACCAGCTCATTACAGAGGGAGAAAATACAAAGACCGTCCACTCTGCTTATATAGTGAGTGTCTATGTAGATGGTTCTGGAAATATGGTACTGGTTAAGAATCCGACCATTACCAACATACCTAAGAAATCAAGTTATAAACCAAAAGCCATTGAAAGTGAGGGGACGGTTGATTCCATTACAACCAATGAAATCAATGAGTTTTTAACGACGTTCTTCAAGCTCTATCCTACAGCGACAGCCAGTGAACTTTCCTACTATGTGAATGACGGGATATTAAAACCAATCGGAAAAGAGTACATCTTTCAAGAACTGGTAAATCCTATTCACAATCGTAAGGATAATCAAGTCACGGTATCGCTGACAGTGGAGTATATCGACCAGCAGACCAAAGCAACGCAGGTATCTCAATTTGATTTGGTACTTGAAAAGAACGGGAGTAATTGGAAGATTATAGAATAA
- a CDS encoding sigma-70 family RNA polymerase sigma factor, which yields MKPSSFQTTIENQFDYICKRAMEDERKNYMLYLSRIAKREVSFSDVGDYLVSQFATTDNYSTDFQIFTLNGLSIGVENDLLSEALRELPDKKREILLLFYFMDMSDSEIADLLKLNRSTVYRHRTSGLALIKKFMEEFEEWKHNILWFPFLSL from the coding sequence ATGAAACCATCTTCTTTTCAGACCACAATAGAAAATCAGTTTGACTATATCTGTAAACGTGCTATGGAAGACGAGCGAAAGAATTATATGCTTTATCTTTCAAGGATTGCAAAGCGTGAGGTGTCCTTTTCGGATGTTGGCGATTATCTTGTTAGCCAGTTTGCGACAACAGATAACTATTCAACTGACTTTCAGATTTTTACACTCAATGGGTTATCAATAGGCGTTGAAAATGATTTGTTGAGTGAAGCATTACGTGAGTTGCCAGACAAGAAACGTGAAATTCTACTGCTGTTTTACTTTATGGACATGAGCGATTCAGAAATTGCAGACCTGTTGAAATTGAACCGTTCTACTGTCTATCGGCATAGAACCAGTGGACTAGCCTTAATTAAAAAGTTTATGGAGGAATTTGAAGAATGAAAACACAATATCCTATGATTCCCTTTCCTCTCATTGTAA
- a CDS encoding antirestriction protein ArdA, with protein sequence MDDMQVYIANLGKYNEGELVGAWFTFPIDFEEVKEKIGLNDEYEEYAIHDYELPFTVDEYTSIGELNRLWEMVSELPEELQSELSALLTHFSSIEELSEHQEDIIIHSDCDDMYDVARYYIEETGALGEVPASLQNYIDYQAYGRDLDLSGTFISTNHGIFEIVY encoded by the coding sequence ATGGACGATATGCAAGTCTATATTGCGAATTTAGGCAAATACAATGAGGGCGAATTGGTCGGTGCGTGGTTTACCTTTCCCATTGACTTTGAGGAAGTCAAAGAGAAAATCGGTTTGAATGATGAATATGAGGAATACGCCATTCATGACTACGAGTTACCCTTTACGGTTGACGAATACACTTCCATTGGCGAACTCAATCGACTATGGGAAATGGTATCGGAATTACCCGAAGAATTACAATCGGAGCTATCTGCTCTGCTCACTCATTTTTCAAGCATTGAAGAACTAAGCGAACATCAAGAGGATATTATCATTCATTCCGATTGTGATGATATGTATGACGTGGCACGCTACTACATTGAAGAAACGGGTGCTTTAGGCGAAGTACCAGCTAGTCTTCAAAACTATATTGATTATCAAGCCTATGGTCGGGATTTAGACCTTTCAGGAACGTTTATCTCAACCAATCATGGGATTTTTGAAATCGTCTATTAA